A single window of Jiangella alkaliphila DNA harbors:
- a CDS encoding DUF418 domain-containing protein has protein sequence MATTPQTRPAGPTATSERALGPDLARGFMLLFIALANSHYFLRGDTVRGGFPMDGTWLDSAVTWLIATFVDGRAFPMFGLLFGYGVAHIVRRNEALGPRGVRHLLWRRSLVLIVVGFLHAMLLYVGDILAAYGVLLLLGAWTVRWRARWLVLVAVAFFALGLAPSADSLSVSAEPPDASMLPPDLAAMFSERIVVQPIIMLFGPIGFACPFLIGLLAGRARVLEQPERHRRLLIVTAVAGIGVAVLGAQPAALMLAGVTDVPGEATLELIGPLHDAAGVLGGFGYAALIALVAARLTGRTGRITEAIRATGQRSMTCYLMQSVVWAAVFTPFLLDLSGTLTVTTTALLATATWLGTVAAADWMRRTGRRGPFEVLVRRVTYGPRRT, from the coding sequence ATGGCCACGACCCCGCAGACCCGGCCCGCCGGACCCACCGCGACGTCCGAGCGGGCACTCGGACCGGACCTCGCGCGCGGCTTCATGCTGCTGTTCATCGCGCTGGCCAACTCGCACTACTTCTTGCGCGGCGACACGGTGCGCGGCGGCTTCCCGATGGACGGGACGTGGCTGGACTCCGCGGTCACCTGGCTGATCGCGACGTTCGTCGACGGCCGGGCGTTCCCGATGTTCGGGCTACTGTTCGGCTACGGCGTCGCGCACATCGTGCGGCGCAACGAGGCGCTCGGCCCGCGCGGCGTGCGGCACCTGCTGTGGCGGCGCAGCCTGGTGCTGATCGTGGTGGGCTTCCTGCACGCGATGCTGCTGTACGTCGGCGACATCCTGGCCGCGTACGGGGTCCTGCTGCTGCTCGGAGCCTGGACGGTGCGCTGGCGGGCCCGCTGGCTGGTGCTGGTGGCGGTCGCGTTCTTCGCGCTGGGGCTGGCGCCGTCGGCCGACTCCCTGTCGGTCTCCGCCGAGCCGCCGGACGCGTCGATGCTTCCGCCGGACCTGGCGGCGATGTTCTCCGAGCGGATCGTGGTGCAGCCGATCATCATGCTGTTCGGGCCGATCGGGTTCGCCTGCCCGTTCCTCATCGGGCTGCTGGCCGGGCGGGCCCGGGTCCTGGAGCAGCCGGAGCGGCACCGGCGGCTGCTCATCGTCACCGCGGTCGCCGGCATCGGGGTGGCCGTGCTCGGCGCCCAGCCGGCGGCGCTCATGCTGGCCGGCGTCACCGACGTGCCGGGCGAGGCCACGCTGGAGCTGATCGGGCCGCTGCACGACGCGGCCGGCGTGCTCGGCGGGTTCGGCTACGCGGCGCTGATAGCGCTGGTCGCGGCGCGGCTCACCGGGCGCACCGGCCGCATCACCGAGGCGATCCGGGCGACCGGCCAGCGGTCGATGACCTGCTATCTGATGCAGTCGGTGGTGTGGGCGGCGGTGTTCACGCCGTTCCTGCTCGACCTGTCCGGCACGCTCACCGTCACCACCACTGCGCTGCTGGCCACCGCGACGTGGCTGGGCACCGTCGCCGCGGCCGACTGGATGCGGCGGACCGGCCGGCGCGGCCCGTTCGAGGTGCTGGTCCGCCGGGTCACCTACGGCCCGCGGCGCACCTAG
- a CDS encoding helix-turn-helix domain-containing protein, translating into MVRVPLTISERERGERLGLALRTARGARSIVEVATQAGISPETLRKIERGRIPTPAFFTVVAVADVLGLSVDDLLSGLASGDAAEMATLGR; encoded by the coding sequence ATGGTGCGAGTCCCGTTGACCATCTCCGAGCGCGAGCGCGGCGAGCGGCTGGGCCTGGCCCTGCGCACCGCGCGCGGCGCGCGGAGCATCGTCGAGGTCGCGACGCAGGCGGGCATCTCGCCCGAGACGCTGCGCAAGATCGAGCGCGGCCGCATCCCTACCCCGGCGTTCTTCACCGTCGTGGCGGTCGCCGACGTGCTCGGCCTGTCCGTCGACGACCTGCTCTCCGGGCTGGCCTCCGGCGACGCCGCGGAAATGGCTACCCTTGGCCGGTGA
- the argS gene encoding arginine--tRNA ligase, producing MTPEQLSAAVRDVLTAAVDAGDLALPDGVPAQVSVERPRNRDHGDYATNVALQLAKKAGTNPRALAELLAARLRQAGGVEAVDIAGPGFLNITVSAAAQGELARVVVEAGESYGRGEALAGTTMNVEFISANPTGPLHLGHVRWAAVGDALARVLEAAGAAVTREFYINDRGAQMDKFGASIMARAHGETVPEDGYHGEYVNDLARVIVAADPGLLERPRDEQLVTFREEGYRLQLAEQQRQLDEFRTHFDVWYSERSLYERGRVEHALDVLRQQGHLFEADGALWMRTTGFGDDKDRVLRRGNGEFTYFAADAAYYVDKRERGFDVCVYLLGADHHGYIGRLKALAACAGDDPEKNIEIPIGQLVKIVQDGQELRLSKRAGTMLTLGQVVEAAGVDALRYSLCRYPADSPLTLDVAQITKQTSDNPVFYVQYAHARLASILRNAAELGIDKGELRPELLDHERESLLLAALAEFPRVVATAAELREPHRVARYLEETASTFHKFYDACRVLPIGDDEATDVHRARIWLVEATKVVVANGLGLLGVDAPDRM from the coding sequence GTGACCCCCGAACAGCTCTCCGCCGCGGTACGTGACGTCCTCACCGCCGCCGTCGACGCAGGTGACCTCGCCCTGCCCGACGGCGTGCCGGCCCAGGTGAGCGTCGAGCGACCGCGCAACCGCGACCACGGCGACTACGCCACGAACGTCGCGCTCCAGTTGGCGAAGAAGGCGGGCACCAACCCGCGGGCGCTGGCCGAGCTGCTGGCCGCCCGCCTGCGTCAGGCCGGCGGCGTCGAGGCGGTCGACATCGCCGGGCCGGGCTTCCTCAACATCACCGTCTCCGCCGCCGCGCAGGGCGAGCTCGCCCGCGTCGTCGTCGAGGCGGGGGAGTCCTACGGGCGCGGCGAGGCGCTGGCCGGCACCACCATGAACGTCGAGTTCATCTCCGCCAACCCGACCGGCCCGCTGCACCTCGGCCACGTCCGCTGGGCCGCCGTCGGCGACGCCCTGGCGCGCGTGCTCGAGGCCGCCGGCGCCGCCGTCACCCGTGAGTTCTACATCAACGACCGCGGCGCCCAGATGGACAAGTTCGGCGCGTCCATCATGGCCCGGGCGCACGGCGAGACGGTGCCCGAGGACGGCTACCACGGCGAGTACGTCAACGACCTCGCCCGGGTCATCGTCGCCGCCGACCCCGGCCTGCTCGAGCGGCCCCGCGACGAGCAGCTGGTCACGTTCCGCGAAGAGGGCTACCGCCTGCAGCTGGCCGAGCAGCAGCGCCAGCTCGACGAGTTCCGCACCCACTTCGACGTCTGGTACTCCGAGCGCAGCCTGTACGAGCGGGGCCGGGTCGAGCACGCCCTCGACGTGCTGCGCCAGCAGGGCCACCTGTTCGAGGCCGACGGCGCGCTGTGGATGCGCACCACCGGCTTCGGCGACGACAAGGACCGCGTGCTGCGGCGCGGCAACGGCGAGTTCACCTACTTCGCCGCCGACGCCGCGTACTACGTCGACAAGCGCGAGCGCGGCTTCGACGTCTGCGTCTACCTGCTCGGCGCCGACCACCACGGCTACATCGGCCGGCTCAAGGCGCTGGCCGCCTGCGCGGGCGACGACCCCGAGAAGAACATCGAGATCCCGATCGGCCAGCTGGTCAAGATCGTCCAGGACGGCCAGGAGCTGCGGCTGTCCAAGCGGGCCGGCACCATGCTCACGCTCGGCCAGGTGGTCGAGGCGGCCGGCGTCGACGCGCTGCGCTACTCGCTGTGCCGCTACCCGGCCGACTCCCCGCTGACCCTCGACGTCGCGCAGATCACCAAACAGACGTCGGACAACCCGGTCTTCTACGTGCAGTACGCGCATGCGCGGCTGGCGTCGATCCTGCGCAACGCCGCCGAGCTGGGCATCGACAAGGGTGAGCTGCGGCCCGAGCTGCTCGACCACGAGCGCGAGTCGCTGCTGCTGGCGGCGCTGGCCGAGTTCCCGCGCGTCGTCGCCACGGCGGCCGAGCTGCGCGAGCCGCACCGCGTGGCCCGCTACCTCGAGGAGACCGCGTCCACGTTCCACAAGTTCTACGACGCCTGCCGGGTGCTGCCGATCGGTGACGACGAGGCCACCGACGTGCACCGCGCGCGCATCTGGCTGGTCGAGGCCACCAAGGTGGTCGTCGCCAACGGCCTGGGCCTGCTCGGCGTCGATGCACCGGATCGGATGTAA
- the lysA gene encoding diaminopimelate decarboxylase, with translation MRTHEAGPTWLREPDDVNALYPGLWAAGVERDDDGVLRVGGLSVKELATEFGTPLFVVDENDFRSRARTFRDAFGAVLGGADVYYAGKAFLSVAVARWIADEGLSLDVCSGGELAVALRAGFPPERIGLHGNNKSVAELARALEAGVGRIIVDSFEEIERLAALATARGLRADVLIRTKVGVEAHTHEYIATAHEDQKFGFSIASGEAAGAIRAVLKASSLRLLGLHSHIGSQIYDTAGFEVAARRVLRLQAEVRDEHRVELPELDLGGGFGIAYTSQDHPQPPAVLAANMAEIIAHECAGYGLAVPRLSVEPGRSVAGPSTFTLYEVGTVKSVPLDGGHSRRYVAVDGGMTDNIRTALYDADYSCTLASRGSSAAPVLARVVGKHCESGDIVVKDEFLPDDIAAGDLIAVPGTGAYGRSMASNYNLIPRAAVVAVRDGDARLIMRRETEDDMLALDVG, from the coding sequence ATGCGCACACACGAAGCCGGGCCGACCTGGCTGCGCGAGCCCGATGACGTCAACGCCCTCTACCCGGGCCTGTGGGCCGCCGGGGTGGAACGCGACGACGACGGCGTCCTGCGGGTCGGCGGCCTGTCGGTGAAGGAGCTGGCGACCGAGTTCGGCACGCCGCTGTTCGTCGTCGACGAGAACGACTTCCGGTCGCGGGCCCGGACGTTCCGCGACGCCTTCGGCGCGGTCCTGGGCGGTGCCGACGTCTACTACGCCGGCAAGGCGTTTCTCTCCGTCGCCGTCGCGCGCTGGATCGCCGACGAGGGGCTCAGCCTCGACGTGTGCTCCGGCGGCGAGCTGGCGGTGGCGCTGCGGGCCGGGTTCCCGCCCGAGCGCATCGGCCTGCACGGCAACAACAAGTCCGTCGCCGAGCTGGCGCGGGCGCTCGAGGCCGGCGTCGGGCGCATCATCGTCGACTCGTTCGAAGAGATCGAACGGCTGGCGGCGCTGGCCACCGCGCGTGGGCTGCGCGCCGACGTCCTCATCCGCACCAAGGTCGGCGTCGAGGCGCACACCCACGAGTACATCGCCACCGCGCACGAGGACCAGAAGTTCGGCTTCTCCATCGCGTCGGGCGAGGCCGCCGGGGCGATCCGGGCCGTGCTGAAGGCCTCGTCGCTGCGGCTGCTCGGCCTGCACTCGCACATCGGCTCGCAGATCTACGACACCGCCGGCTTCGAGGTGGCCGCCCGCCGGGTCCTGCGGCTGCAGGCCGAGGTCCGCGACGAGCACCGGGTCGAGCTTCCCGAGCTGGACCTCGGCGGCGGCTTCGGCATCGCCTACACCAGCCAGGACCACCCGCAGCCGCCCGCCGTCCTGGCCGCGAACATGGCCGAGATCATCGCGCACGAGTGCGCCGGCTACGGCCTGGCGGTGCCGCGGCTGAGCGTCGAGCCCGGCCGTTCCGTCGCCGGCCCGTCCACCTTCACGCTCTACGAGGTCGGCACCGTCAAGTCGGTCCCGCTCGACGGCGGGCACTCGCGCCGGTACGTGGCCGTCGACGGCGGCATGACCGACAACATCCGCACCGCCCTGTACGACGCCGACTACTCCTGCACGCTGGCCTCGCGCGGGTCCTCGGCCGCGCCGGTGCTGGCGCGCGTGGTCGGCAAGCACTGCGAGAGCGGCGACATCGTCGTCAAGGACGAGTTCCTCCCCGACGACATCGCGGCGGGCGACCTCATCGCCGTCCCCGGCACCGGGGCCTACGGCCGGAGCATGGCCAGCAACTACAACCTCATCCCGCGCGCCGCGGTCGTCGCCGTCCGCGACGGCGACGCCCGGCTGATTATGCGCCGCGAGACCGAGGACGACATGCTCGCCCTCGACGTCGGCTGA
- a CDS encoding class I SAM-dependent methyltransferase, with protein sequence MGGMNPRFDDVADDLRAAYAGGVGWRESTPKAAWKLAERAAFRDRLRAAGARSLVEIGAGTGQDALFFQEHGLDVVATDFTAEMVAACAAKGLEAQVMDVLAPDLPPESFDAAYSLNCLLHVPNADLPTALASVRTLLRPGGLFFLGVYGGDGSEGVHENDRHDPPRFFSWRTDEQLLAYAGEHFEVVDFHVLDGDSHPFQSLTLRR encoded by the coding sequence ATCGGTGGCATGAACCCTCGATTCGACGACGTCGCCGACGACCTCCGGGCCGCGTACGCCGGCGGGGTGGGGTGGCGCGAATCGACGCCCAAGGCGGCGTGGAAGCTGGCCGAACGGGCCGCGTTCCGCGACCGGCTGCGGGCCGCCGGTGCGCGGTCGCTGGTCGAGATCGGCGCCGGCACCGGCCAGGACGCGCTGTTCTTCCAGGAGCACGGGTTGGACGTCGTCGCGACCGACTTCACGGCCGAGATGGTGGCCGCCTGCGCGGCGAAGGGCCTGGAGGCGCAGGTGATGGACGTGCTGGCGCCGGACCTGCCGCCGGAGTCGTTCGACGCGGCGTACTCGCTGAACTGCCTGCTGCACGTGCCCAACGCCGACCTGCCCACGGCGCTGGCGTCGGTGCGCACGCTGCTGCGGCCGGGCGGGCTGTTCTTCCTTGGCGTCTACGGCGGCGACGGATCGGAGGGCGTGCACGAGAACGACCGGCACGACCCGCCCCGGTTCTTCTCCTGGCGCACCGACGAGCAGCTGCTCGCCTACGCCGGCGAGCACTTCGAGGTCGTCGACTTCCACGTGCTCGACGGCGACAGCCACCCGTTCCAGTCGCTGACGCTGCGTCGATGA
- a CDS encoding S1C family serine protease → MADELDAYSQVVTGVARTLLPSVASLAVQGERRGRTGIVGTGSAVVFTGDGFLLTNAHVVGASSRGVAAFADGTEVGYTVIGRDRLSDLAVVRADGETPPPATLGDADELVVGQLVVAVGSPLGLTGSVTAGVVSALGRSMPAQSGRTVRIIEDVIQTDAALNPGNSGGALADANAKVVGVNTAVAGVGLGLAVPINATTNRIVTTLLRDGRVRRAFLGVATSPAPVPPALAERIGRAKGVRIVHVEPGSPAEVAGLRPGDLVVTVAGEPVDDAQALQRRMFADAIDVPLPITTFRNGAMVDVIARPVELADQA, encoded by the coding sequence GTGGCTGATGAGCTCGACGCGTATTCGCAGGTGGTCACCGGGGTGGCGCGCACGCTGCTGCCGTCGGTCGCGAGCCTGGCGGTCCAGGGGGAGCGGCGCGGCCGCACCGGCATCGTCGGCACCGGGTCGGCGGTGGTGTTCACCGGCGACGGGTTCCTGCTGACGAACGCGCACGTCGTGGGCGCCTCGTCCCGGGGCGTGGCCGCGTTCGCCGACGGCACCGAGGTCGGCTACACCGTCATCGGGCGGGACCGGCTGTCCGATCTCGCCGTCGTCCGGGCCGACGGCGAGACGCCGCCACCTGCGACGCTGGGCGACGCCGACGAGCTGGTGGTCGGGCAGCTCGTGGTCGCCGTGGGCAGCCCGCTGGGGCTGACCGGGTCGGTGACGGCGGGCGTGGTCAGCGCACTGGGCCGGTCGATGCCGGCGCAGAGCGGCCGCACCGTCCGCATCATCGAGGACGTCATCCAGACCGACGCCGCGCTGAACCCGGGCAACTCCGGCGGCGCGCTGGCCGACGCGAACGCCAAGGTCGTGGGCGTCAACACCGCCGTCGCCGGGGTCGGGCTGGGCCTGGCCGTGCCGATCAACGCGACCACGAACCGCATCGTCACGACGCTGCTGCGTGACGGCCGGGTGCGCCGGGCGTTCCTCGGGGTCGCGACGTCGCCCGCGCCGGTGCCGCCCGCCCTGGCCGAGCGCATCGGCCGCGCCAAGGGCGTCCGCATCGTCCACGTCGAGCCGGGCAGCCCGGCGGAGGTGGCCGGCCTGCGCCCCGGCGACCTGGTCGTGACGGTCGCCGGCGAGCCGGTCGACGACGCGCAGGCGCTGCAGCGGCGGATGTTCGCCGACGCCATCGACGTGCCGCTGCCGATCACCACGTTCCGCAACGGTGCCATGGTCGACGTCATCGCCCGGCCGGTGGAGCTGGCCGACCAGGCATGA
- a CDS encoding ABC transporter ATP-binding protein encodes MTEHPTPHAVRLAGLRKSYGDTLAVDGVDLEIAPGEIVALLGPNGAGKSTTVELILGLSRPDAGTVAVFGRTPREAVDDGLVGAMLQDGAMLEDATVGELVALFASVHRHPLPVADVLERAGIADLACRRATELSGGQTQRVRFALALVPDPDLVVLDEPTVAMDVATRREFWAAMRRFVAAGRTVLFATHYLDEADGFADRIVLLRDGRIVADGTPRHIKSIVAVRTVRATVPDLSADALRALFGTDGVTVDGDGGGVRIRTNDGDGVLRTLLAHSPEAHDIEVTGADLEEAFLSLTTRTGGSVR; translated from the coding sequence ATGACCGAACACCCCACACCGCACGCGGTCCGGCTGGCCGGGCTGCGCAAGTCCTACGGCGACACGCTCGCCGTCGACGGCGTCGACCTGGAGATCGCTCCCGGTGAGATCGTCGCGCTGCTCGGCCCGAACGGCGCCGGGAAGTCCACGACCGTCGAGCTGATCCTCGGCCTGAGCCGCCCCGACGCCGGCACCGTCGCCGTCTTCGGCCGTACCCCGCGCGAGGCGGTCGACGACGGCCTGGTCGGCGCCATGCTGCAGGACGGCGCGATGCTCGAGGACGCCACCGTCGGCGAGCTGGTCGCGCTGTTCGCGTCGGTCCACCGGCACCCGCTGCCGGTCGCCGACGTGCTCGAGCGGGCCGGCATCGCCGACCTCGCCTGCCGCCGCGCCACCGAGCTGTCCGGCGGGCAGACCCAGCGAGTCCGGTTCGCCCTCGCGCTGGTCCCCGACCCGGACCTCGTCGTCCTCGACGAGCCGACCGTCGCGATGGACGTCGCCACCCGCCGCGAGTTCTGGGCGGCCATGCGCCGGTTCGTCGCCGCCGGCCGGACCGTGCTGTTCGCGACCCACTACCTCGACGAGGCCGACGGGTTCGCCGACCGCATCGTGCTGCTGCGCGACGGGCGCATCGTCGCCGACGGCACGCCGCGGCACATCAAGTCGATCGTCGCCGTCCGCACCGTCCGGGCCACCGTGCCGGACCTGTCCGCGGACGCCCTCCGCGCCCTGTTCGGCACCGACGGCGTGACGGTCGACGGCGACGGCGGCGGCGTGCGGATCCGCACCAACGACGGCGACGGCGTCCTGCGCACGCTGCTCGCGCACTCGCCCGAGGCGCACGACATCGAGGTGACCGGCGCCGACCTGGAGGAGGCGTTCCTGTCGCTCACGACCCGGACCGGAGGCTCCGTCCGATGA
- a CDS encoding ABC transporter permease, with translation MNATYTILEVRRLLRDRAALILTAGLPTGLFLLYNTMWGDDTGATTSLMVMMGVFAGLAATISAGGRVSLERHAGWTKQLRLSPLRPLSYALTKSIVALVLGMLAGTLVFAVGLAVQGGGADLPAMVESLLLLWLGSIPFALIGVLIGQIGSASSAQPRGMVVLLGSAFLGGVFVPIDQLPSGMEAVAQWYPSYWLNALAQAPFGESVDVVRAVATLAAWTLVLAALVRWRYGRADR, from the coding sequence ATGAACGCCACCTACACGATCCTCGAGGTGCGCCGGCTGCTGCGCGACCGCGCGGCGCTGATCCTCACCGCCGGCCTGCCGACCGGGCTGTTCCTGCTGTACAACACGATGTGGGGCGACGACACCGGCGCCACGACGTCGCTGATGGTGATGATGGGCGTGTTCGCCGGGCTGGCCGCGACGATCTCCGCCGGCGGCCGCGTCTCGCTCGAACGTCACGCCGGCTGGACCAAGCAGCTGCGGCTGTCGCCGCTGCGGCCGCTCTCGTACGCGCTGACCAAGAGCATCGTCGCGCTGGTGCTGGGCATGCTGGCCGGCACGCTGGTGTTCGCCGTCGGGCTGGCCGTGCAGGGCGGCGGCGCGGACCTGCCGGCCATGGTCGAGTCGCTCCTGCTGCTGTGGCTCGGCAGCATCCCGTTCGCGCTGATCGGCGTGTTGATCGGGCAGATCGGGTCGGCGAGCTCGGCGCAGCCGCGCGGCATGGTCGTGCTGCTCGGCAGCGCGTTCCTCGGCGGCGTGTTCGTGCCGATCGACCAACTGCCCAGCGGTATGGAGGCGGTCGCCCAGTGGTACCCGTCGTACTGGCTCAACGCGCTCGCGCAGGCGCCGTTCGGCGAGTCCGTCGACGTCGTGCGGGCGGTGGCGACGCTCGCGGCGTGGACGCTGGTCCTGGCGGCGCTGGTCCGCTGGCGCTACGGCCGGGCCGACCGGTGA
- a CDS encoding sensor histidine kinase — protein sequence MAPTTPAETAAPVARDGERRMPLVVALVWAVVLTPTAVGVHQQQDSLGWEILGYVVLAAFLVAFFYVFTRAAVARRRGELPPCAVGRFGFAALCVLGALVVGFAGENGVVVWFALSQIALVVMPRREAWSTIGSICVAVLFVPWSLGLDWEVNVWFLVAILGSAWATDAIFRLRDSNRQLVRAQEQIATMAVEQERLRFARDLHDVLGHSLTAATVKTQLARRMVGGDDDRARGELREVEGLLRDALKDVRGTVAGYRDVTLTSELVRAATVLEAAGIAAELPGGVDHVPAGRREIFGWVLRESVTNVVRHSHARHARVTVTPDRIEVWNDDADGTAPGPASSGLVGLRERVEAAGGTLQAGPDGSGGWTTAAMMVT from the coding sequence ATGGCTCCCACGACACCGGCCGAGACGGCGGCGCCCGTCGCGCGCGACGGCGAGCGGCGGATGCCGCTGGTCGTCGCCCTGGTGTGGGCCGTCGTGCTGACTCCGACCGCCGTCGGCGTCCACCAGCAGCAGGACTCCCTGGGCTGGGAGATCCTCGGCTACGTCGTGCTGGCAGCGTTCCTCGTGGCGTTCTTCTACGTCTTCACCCGGGCGGCCGTGGCCCGGCGGCGCGGTGAGCTGCCGCCGTGCGCGGTCGGGCGGTTCGGCTTCGCGGCGCTGTGCGTGCTCGGCGCCCTGGTGGTCGGGTTCGCCGGCGAGAACGGCGTGGTCGTCTGGTTCGCGCTGAGCCAGATCGCGCTCGTGGTCATGCCGCGGCGCGAGGCGTGGTCCACCATCGGCAGCATCTGCGTCGCCGTGCTCTTCGTGCCGTGGTCGCTCGGGCTGGACTGGGAGGTCAACGTCTGGTTCCTGGTGGCGATCCTCGGGTCGGCGTGGGCGACCGACGCGATCTTCCGGCTGCGCGACAGCAACCGGCAGCTCGTGCGGGCGCAGGAGCAGATCGCGACGATGGCGGTCGAGCAGGAGCGGCTGCGCTTCGCGCGCGACCTGCACGACGTCCTGGGCCACAGCCTCACCGCGGCGACGGTGAAGACGCAGCTGGCCCGACGCATGGTCGGCGGCGACGACGACCGCGCCCGGGGCGAGCTGCGCGAGGTCGAGGGCCTGCTGCGCGACGCGCTCAAGGACGTCCGCGGCACCGTCGCCGGCTATCGCGACGTCACGCTGACGTCGGAGCTGGTCCGCGCGGCGACGGTGCTCGAGGCGGCCGGCATCGCGGCCGAGCTGCCCGGCGGCGTCGACCACGTCCCGGCCGGACGTCGCGAGATCTTCGGCTGGGTGCTGCGCGAGTCCGTCACCAACGTCGTCCGGCACAGCCATGCGCGGCACGCCCGGGTCACCGTCACGCCTGACCGGATCGAGGTCTGGAACGACGACGCCGACGGGACGGCGCCGGGGCCGGCCTCGTCCGGCCTGGTCGGGCTGCGGGAACGGGTCGAGGCGGCCGGCGGGACGTTGCAGGCCGGGCCGGACGGCTCCGGCGGGTGGACGACGGCCGCGATGATGGTGACGTGA
- a CDS encoding response regulator transcription factor — protein sequence MIRLLLADDQALVRGAMAALLSLEPDLEVVAQVDRGDEVVAAALAHRPDVALLDVEMPGLDGIAATAVLREQLPTCRVLIVTTFGRPGYLRRAVEAGAGGFVVKDSPAEQLADAIRRIHAGLRVVDPALAVESLAAGPSPLTPREADVLRASRDGSSVADVAGRLYLSEGTVRNYLSSAIGKTGTRNRVEAVRVAEGNGWL from the coding sequence GTGATCCGACTGCTGCTCGCCGACGACCAGGCGCTGGTCCGCGGTGCGATGGCGGCGCTGCTGTCGCTGGAGCCCGACCTCGAGGTCGTCGCCCAGGTCGACCGCGGCGACGAGGTGGTGGCGGCCGCGCTGGCGCACCGCCCCGACGTCGCGCTGCTCGACGTGGAGATGCCGGGCCTGGACGGCATCGCGGCGACGGCGGTGCTGCGCGAGCAGCTGCCGACCTGCCGCGTGCTCATCGTGACGACGTTCGGCCGGCCCGGCTACCTGCGCCGGGCGGTCGAGGCCGGGGCCGGCGGCTTCGTCGTCAAGGACAGCCCGGCTGAGCAGCTGGCCGACGCGATCCGCCGCATCCACGCCGGCCTGCGCGTCGTCGACCCCGCGCTGGCGGTCGAGTCGCTGGCCGCCGGCCCGTCGCCGCTCACCCCGCGCGAGGCCGACGTCCTCCGCGCGTCCCGCGACGGCTCCAGCGTCGCCGACGTCGCCGGGCGGCTCTACCTGTCCGAGGGGACGGTGCGGAACTACCTGTCCAGCGCGATCGGCAAGACGGGCACCCGCAACCGGGTCGAGGCCGTGCGGGTGGCCGAGGGGAACGGCTGGCTCTGA
- a CDS encoding TetR/AcrR family transcriptional regulator has translation MAQVSTPRPTKDVITEALLDITAERGLDQVSVRQVAAAAGVAIGTVQHYFPTKDAMLTAAFTEVVLRIRERVAATVLGPDVRRNLAAVLRELLPLDDHRTAEVRIQVAFAARAATSPALAEMQGVILRDVTDAIATAFTLAGHGTTTAERASVQAQVALATVDGLALHAVSSGDWLDAEAQTAALDHLLDALVRR, from the coding sequence ATGGCTCAGGTGTCAACCCCCCGGCCGACGAAGGACGTCATCACCGAGGCGCTGCTCGACATCACGGCCGAGCGCGGCCTCGACCAGGTCAGCGTCCGGCAGGTCGCCGCGGCGGCCGGCGTCGCCATCGGCACGGTCCAGCACTACTTCCCCACCAAGGACGCCATGCTGACGGCGGCGTTCACCGAGGTCGTCCTCCGCATCCGCGAGCGCGTCGCGGCCACCGTGCTCGGGCCGGACGTCCGGCGCAACCTGGCCGCCGTGCTGCGGGAGCTGCTGCCGCTGGACGACCACCGGACGGCGGAGGTGCGCATCCAGGTCGCGTTCGCCGCCCGCGCGGCGACGTCGCCCGCGTTGGCCGAGATGCAGGGCGTCATCCTCCGCGACGTCACCGACGCCATCGCCACGGCGTTCACGCTCGCCGGTCACGGCACGACGACGGCCGAGCGGGCCAGCGTCCAGGCCCAGGTGGCCCTGGCTACCGTCGACGGGCTGGCGCTGCACGCCGTCAGCTCGGGCGACTGGCTCGACGCGGAGGCGCAGACGGCGGCGCTGGACCACCTGCTCGACGCGCTGGTGAGGCGGTGA